A genomic stretch from Gemmatimonadaceae bacterium includes:
- a CDS encoding DJ-1/PfpI family protein, translating to MTSNRTNPYIIGIPVYDGVDLLDVCAPCEVFGWMADSWNGPRPVQVLVLAQNNGSVQTRGRLPIVPHRTFDQVKALDLLWVPGGDPAALAMLMKDSMFLAQLRAWSEHAEYVTSVCEGAMLLAAAGLLDGHRATTHWAFTPCLRKYKKITVIGEESGSPRFVVDPKDPPPGARGVRVTGAGVSAGLDEALELVRRIAGEDIATQVQVSIQYFPDPPVHGTLPVPTSCPPPLDAL from the coding sequence GTGACCAGCAACCGCACCAATCCATACATCATCGGCATTCCCGTGTATGACGGCGTCGATCTGCTCGACGTCTGCGCCCCCTGCGAGGTATTCGGCTGGATGGCCGATTCCTGGAACGGCCCTCGACCGGTGCAAGTCCTCGTGCTCGCCCAAAACAACGGCAGCGTGCAGACGCGCGGTCGCCTCCCGATCGTTCCCCATCGCACGTTCGATCAGGTGAAAGCGCTCGATCTTCTCTGGGTCCCGGGCGGCGACCCGGCGGCGCTCGCGATGTTGATGAAGGATTCCATGTTCCTCGCGCAGCTGCGCGCCTGGAGTGAGCACGCCGAATACGTCACGTCGGTCTGCGAAGGTGCGATGCTCCTGGCCGCAGCCGGGTTGCTCGACGGCCACCGCGCAACCACGCACTGGGCGTTCACGCCGTGCCTGCGTAAATACAAAAAGATCACGGTGATTGGAGAAGAGTCGGGCTCGCCGCGCTTCGTCGTCGATCCCAAGGATCCGCCACCGGGCGCACGCGGCGTGCGCGTCACCGGCGCCGGCGTCTCGGCGGGCCTCGACGAAGCACTCGAGCTCGTGCGCCGCATCGCCGGCGAGGACATCGCGACGCAAGTCCAGGTTTCGATCCAATACTTTCCGGACCCACCGGTCCACGGGACGCTGCCGGTGCCGACGTCGTGTCCGCCCCCGTTGGACGCGCTCTAG